In the Diceros bicornis minor isolate mBicDic1 chromosome X, mDicBic1.mat.cur, whole genome shotgun sequence genome, TGCAGAGGGCCTCTGCACTCGGAATTGCACCTTAGTTCACGTTTTACATTACATTTTCAGGAGGGAGAGTGAATGGTGGACCTATATAAGATTTTCAGACATTTATAGACCAACTGAGTCACAAATAACCCAACATCTGGGAATAATGTTGGTACTTTAACccagagcttctcaaacttgaggTATGTCAGAATCCCCTGGCGGGCTTGTGAAAACCCAGACTcctaggccccaccccagagattctgatttaccAGGTCTGAGGTGGGacctgagaattttcatttctgacaagttcccagattgtgctgatgctgctggtccagggaccacactgtgAGGACCACTAGTCAAATGTGTGTTTTGCATCCTTACTATCCATTTCTGACGTAAGGTTATAACATTTAATTTGAACTCTTTAGCTTAGAGATGGCATGAGTGaccctccccctccaaaaaataGAGATATTTGAATCCACAGAGCTAATGTCACTTTTTAATGgcttatttttggtaataaacactgactttcattttttccccatagtTGCATGCTGCTGTGACCAGAATCCAGGTTCCAAGGCCTGGTTTTAATTACACATTCGCCCACATATGTATCCTGAATAACGATAAGACTTGCATCGTGGATGACATAGTGCATGTTCTGGAGGAGCTAAAGAATGCTCGGGCCACCAACCGGACCAATTTTGCTATCACGTACCCGATCACTCACTTAAAGGATGGGAGGGCAGTGTACAACGGGCACCAGCTTGGAGGCGTCACTGTGCACAGCAAGGACCGGGTGAAATCCGCAGAGGCCGTCCAGCTCACCTACTACCTTCAGTCAATCAACAGTCTCAATGACATGGTGGCCGAGAGGTGGGAGTCCAGCTTCTGTGACACCGTCCGACTATTCCAGAAATCCAACAGCAAAGTCAAAATGTACCCTTACACGTCCTCCTCACTGAGGGAAGATTTCCAGAAGACCAGCCGCGTTTCGGAACGTTACCTGGTCACTAGCTTGATCCTGGTGGTCACCATGGCCATCCTCTGCTGCTCTATGCAGGACTGCGTCCGCAGCAAACCCTGGCTAGGCCTGCTCGGGTTGGTGACCATAAGCCTGGCCACTCTCACTGCGGCCGGGATCATCAATCTTACTGGTGGGAAATACAATTCCACCTTCCTGGGAGTCCCTTTCGTCATGCTAGGTAATTACTAcccttcatttttctgttttctcctgctGGTGGTGGTGACCGGGTTCCTAAAAAGCAAGGAGTAGCCATCTAAcaactttgtttcatttatagtGTCTTCCTCTTGCCCAGAAGTCCTGGGACCAATTCTGTAAAGTGCTAGTGGTCAGCAGGAAGCAACCTCATCTGGTGAATGTGCCAGAAGTCCAAAGTCCTTGGTTCCAGCTCTGGTTCTCCATCAAGTAGCTGTGTGGTATTCAGATATTAATCTTCTCTGTGCACCAGTGTCTTAGGTTGGGCTTTCCCAGAAGCCGAGCTTGAGACAAGGATTTAGatacaagtagtttatttgggaggtgagcTCAGGAATCCCCAGTATGGGAGTGAGGACATGAGacagggaaggaagacaattcctGGGATGTTAATGAGCAGGTTACTGCTGTGGGGACCTGCGGCTCAATCCCACTAGGGACCTTTGGGAGACCTTGTAGAACACTCCTCAGAGAGGTCCTCCTTGAGGGGTGAGGAAGCTGGAGGCTGAGCTTTGTCCCCAGAAACCCTGTGTATGATTCATTGAGGGATCTCCTCAGGGTCATTAACTCCCCAGAACTTCCCAGGGAAGACTGAGCACATTCCTGCAGCTAGAGAAATCCCTCAGGTTACTGGTCTTTGTAGTTAGAAGCCTTCAGTGAGCTCAAGAATGGTGAATGGGAGGACACATGGGTTGGACCCTGATAGCATCTGCTACCCTCAGTTTCCCTACCCAATGTGTAGAGTGGATGTGAACATCACACAAAAGGACATGATAAATGTACAAGAACTttgaaagcaaaaactgagaCATAAATAGGAAGGTAACTTTCTTCCTGTCCCTGCTATGAACTCAGGAGAATGTTTTTAAATGGTAGTGTGAGAATCCCACTGTATTCTCTGTTGGGGGCTGCAAGAATTTCCTGATAGATATAATGGTCCAAACAAAGCCATAGTAGTCACAATATAACCTCAGTTTCTCTGTCCATCTGGTATTGAAGATGGCATGCCTAGCAAACCTCATGGCAGGGTTCTTGCTGGCCAAGGATTCAAACGGTTAGCTTTCCCCCTTTTCTGTGGCAACTTCTCATCAATTCCTTtagcaaaattaaaatgtcatttgGAATCAGATACTGACATGACAAATGAAGTGGCATTTTTTGTTGACTGAGAAATAAGTGTGGTTGAGTTCATTAGTACGCCTTATTCCCTGTTTGGGGGTAGTAGAAAAGAACAGAATTTACTCGGGAAATATCAGCTGCATTATGGTTAGATGATAAGCAGGGCTGGCGGGGCTGCAAGGCCGCAGAATTACATGCCGCCCTGATGCTCTGCAGCCTGCGGGAATTTAGACCTAGGCAATAAACATACACTGGTAGCTTTTGTGGAAAATCTGTGGCACTATGCGGAGAGTGAGCAAGCTGCGAATTTACCAGATCAGTTTACTCATCGCTGCCGAACACAACAGAGAGGGAGGCTGCTGTACTTCCTCCTGAATTCAATCTGTTAAGAAGGCAGCATAACTTGCCTCTTTAAAATAACCCCAAGACGACGTGGGTCGGTTGTGGAATACAGGGCGGTTCCTTGAAGAGTGAGTAAGGACTGGGTATTAGTAGCTTCCACGGAGGCTTGAGTCAAGATTTAAATTAAGATGTTTTGCTCATGATTAGTCACATGggttttttttcagcttttcattttaaaaatacagtgttttttgttgtgattgtttttgtgtgaggaagataaacaGGAATAAGAAAAGGATGGGGAACTGAAGGGAGATAGTAAGGTTTTTAAGGTGAGGGAAAAAGGATGTCAGAGCTAGAAAAATGACTATCATTCCTGGTTTTATGACACTCTAAGTAGTTACCAGTGAGCTCAAagtatgataaaatatttaaaacttcctAAAAACTAATtgtgttaagtaaaataaaattacaatatttagagcttcttaaaattaattaaataaaataaaatagtaatattcaaaacttcttaaaattaatttcactaaaaaatcaatttcactaagtaaaatgaaagtaattattcaaaacttctttaattttattaagtaaaataaattacatttaaaatttcttaaaacttatttttgtactttttaaagaagttttaaataTTGTAAGTCAGTCAACACAGAAAGGAATATACCAGATAGTATTGGTGCAGGGAAGGACGTAAGCAACGGAAAGATGCTGTTAGCAGGGGAGTGTCTTTAGAAAACAAATCCAGAAATAGTAGTGCCACAACTACACAGAGACGGAGTACCACTGACCTTGACGTCAGAGTTGAATTCAGAAAAATCTGGCATTTATGGTGAAAGAGACCAGGCATTGCAGGTGCCCAGTACTCCCTTGCTTGCAATTTGTGAGGAATGTTCCATGCATTGAGTTGATGGCAGTTTTCCCTGCTGACAGTCGGTATGTAACCTTTCTGTACATTTTCAGCCCAAAGAGATCTCAAATTACTTAGTCACAATATGAAAGGAAGCTACGCATTTTAATAGCTGAGGCCCATTTGCGATAAATACTTTGCACCATGTAATGGGTGCTTAATATGCTTATAAAGCCAACAGTGCCTGGATTTAGGATGGTTGCCCTTCTGTATTTCTCAGATAAACTATTCATTCTCAGAGTCTGattgtaaaatgaaatataagcAAGAGCACGTTCGTAAATGTTGCATTCAGGGCCAAAGTTTAATTCTGGTTTTTTGATGACCAGTCCTAAAATgccaataaatatttcaaatgacCAAGAAGAAATGCAGTGCTAAGGGTTTTGTACTATGAGTCAATAAACTGTCCAGTTTTTAAGTTTGCCTGTCTATAACATAAAATGGCTATGCTTAAACTAAGCAGATTTAAGCAAAACTTCTTGATTTTCTATGTTATATAAATGcaatatcaaataaaaattttaaaatatttggcatCATTTAGAAGGAAAAGTATCTTAGAAAAAGTCCCTAATGCAGACATTTCCTTGGCCAACAATAGGTCTATAATGTGATAAACATTATAGATTtaaaattcaacaaactaaacATTCTCAGTGTGATGCCGGTCACATAAGGCCAGATCCAGCCAAATGCCAAAATGGCAGTAGATTTAGAATGGAAAATTTTAAGACCACGTGTGTCAAGCAATATTAACCTGACAAAATTCCAGAATAGGAAAGAATTTGGATAAACTCTGGGAGTTCACCATAATGGGATGTGACTGTGTGTTTCTAGCCAAGACGATACGTGACATCTCTGGCAATAAGAATATATCCTACACAGATGAATCATTTTGGCAATGATGTAAGCATAGATACATCATGATTTAGAATGTTTTTAATCAGTGTCATGCATATTAGACAATCCCACTTTTGCCAAAACCCCTGTCCATATGAGTCAGATCAGCTTATTTAGAGCTGAAATCCTTAAAGGTCTACAGTATTATAAATGCTCATTGACATTTTTTAGTTACTATAATTTGGAGAAGAGTTTATTTCATCCATATCATTTATGCATAAAGTAATGTCCTTTCTTTTCAAACTATGTTGATATCAGGTATTGAGGTACTTGAACTGCCATTTGTAAACATATGATACTcatcattttaatccattatgGAATTTCCTTTATAAGGATGAGCATTTATACCATTGTCCTACAGTTgggtatgatttaaaaaattggcaTAGGTTTTGTACATGCAAGCTCTCTTTACAAGCTTAATATTTCCACAGCTTTGCTGATCAGACATAAATCAGGAAAGGAATGGAATGCTGGAGAATATAGAAGGGAACAGAAGGaaggttttcttccttcttcatcTGGAAGGTTTGTTGCTTCATGTACATTCTGACCAGCTAAAAGGGGAGAATTGAAGTTGTGGTGAAAGATAGTTTGGATATTAGTTTATATGTGGTAATCTAATTTATAAGGGCTGCTTTGCATTTATCAAGATACAAGAGCCTCAGAGATCGGATGAGatgaaaaaatattcttcaagcCATTTCAAATGTTTGGGATTTTGAGAAGGTCAAATGTCAATCCAGGGTGCCCTCTTCCTTCTGAATTATCCAGCCAGGCCACTCAAATTCAAGgatgggaaaggaagagaggatgTGATTAAGTGCTAGGAGGAGAACAATAGCAAGGAAGTTTGGCTTCTTTCAGGTATATATTCTAAGATtatctatatttagcagaaacTAGATCAGGTTCAGTTCTCCAAGAATTTGTTATCATTTGATGCCACCTGGAATATGTGCAGTATATGGAGTTTAGGCTTATAAAGGGGTAAAAGTTCTTGTACAAGAAAATTTAGTTCTGAGAAATTGGAACTCAATTATTTTTGCTCTAAACTTAAGCAAACAAGAAAGGTTTTGCTTTCCTGATGAGTATTCTGGTATATTTCTAAATTCATGAGAAACAGGGGGGGGGAAATCAGCCAGACAATAATAAAgtttaaaccatatgaaattgccaatattcaaccatttttgaCCTAGAAAATTGGTACCAATATCTGACCATTTTGAACTACAAAAgcagtaatttcttttttttggcaggagattttattttttattattttatttattttttttacaagcctattgtttagttctttatttatttatttattttaattttttgtttattgcagtaacattggtttataacattgtataaatttcaggtgtacatcttatggttcaacctaatacgtTATTGTAGAAGTCCATTATTTGCAACAGTATGATAATCTACATGATGGAGTAGAAGTATGTTAGAGTCTTGTGGAAATATTCTGCTTAGATATAAATCACTAATAGGTTTAGTAGTTTCTAGGAAAAAAACTGGTTTATACGGGTTTTGttgttctcttttgttttatatctgattTAAACTAAGAGAGTAATTCCAtacaatattttcaaagtttttttccTGAATAGCTTTATTGTAATGGTCTATGGTCATTGTGGGACTAATTTACAAGGAGATTGCGTAATCTAGTTTTGTGGATAGTTCTCACCCTTTTATTCTTATGCCCCACCAATCATATTACAGtaaggggtgggtggggagaaacAGGTTTGGGGAGACAGAACAAGACACGTTTATTCTATTCTTAACCATAAAAGAAGACAAGAACAAGACTGGGGGTGCAGGGCCAGGAAGGCAGAGCTCGGTTAGGCAGAGGGATGCAAGGGCGCATCCTCTTTGACCCAGGTCTCCTGGGTATCCTCTGGGTGGTCTAGCCATCTAGTCTAGGGGATGGGGGAGTGGCAGATTTCATGAAGGTCAGGCAGCAGGAGGCAACATCAGGACACTGACGTGGTAAAAATAGACCATGAGGAGAAACACCTAGTTTGGTGTTGCATTTGGACTAGCACCTCAGAAAGTCACTGCCGGGGCCGGATAGTCTTGACAAGATGGGTCTACAGGAGCTCACAATGCAAGCAGATTCATAGTCATTGTCAAGGAAATCCTGCACTTCACCTAGGCTACTTCAGCCAGGAACCAAAATGTAGGAACCTAAAAGAGGGATTCTAGCCCCTTCTCTGCATTGATTGATGTAGCAGCATAAGCATTTCTCTTCCTCACCAGTAAAACAAATTTCATATCAGCCTACtattcattgtgtgtgtgtgagcatgtgtatgtgtgtataatctGGGTgcataatacatattatatatcacCTTACCTATATTATGTATCATATGTAATATGACATATTATGCAGTAAGTTCATGTTGTATATATAGGTGTGTTTTATgtgtttataacatatgtagtgTATATCGTTTGAATGTTTGAatataaatactatatatttctttatatattatatagtatgtattcacacattttatatgtaaatatataaaatatgtttgaATAGGATatgtcatatatacatatatttatatattacatatgtctTCTATGTGAAAAGATCTTACACAGTGACCATAGCATATATTATAGGTcacatttgtacactgattttatatagcgcacacacacacagtatctaAACACTTTATCTTTAAGCAAGGAAGAGCTATTAGCAAATTCATTTCTTCGACTGTTATTTGCAGCTCTCTAGTGAAGGAAAATCATTTCTCAGATTAAAACCCAATGCTGTGATTAGAATTACCAGAATGTGACAGGTCTCTGGTAGAAAGAATAAGATGTGTATATTCGCCATGATGTGGGCATCCGTGTTAACTTAAGCAGAGTACACCTTTCCTCTCACTCTTAACTGTGAGACAAAACAGGCCATGATAAACCAAACAATTCAGCATAGAAAGTAAATGTTTATAACTGCCAAAGTGTAAATGTAACCCAATTAATGAACTTCTCCCTGAAAATAGATGTTACTCAACCCAGACACATATACACTTTAAATTtcttctcaaaaaaacaaaaatcataaattTATGTGAATGTcactgaaagaaaaacattttataaacatgAGCTACTTAGTGAAGCTTGtctaagaataaaatatattttaagcagATTTTGCTCATGCATTCATTATACTCTATGGATTTTCTAGAAGAATGTAGTAATTATATTTCCATATATGAAATTTGGCACTGCCCAGGCATGCTATAAATGGCTTCATTGTCTTCTGATATTAAATGTTTTCACATTGAAACTGAACGATCATCCATCAGCAAGCCATCCCATTTCACCTCCTCATCTTCTCAGCTCTTCCTTACTTTTAGGAACTCAGGATGAGGAAATCCTGCTAGTATGAAAAGGATTAAAATGTGAGGAGCGCCCAAAGGCCTTTGTACTGTGGCTGTGTGTGCTGGGGAAGGTGGGAGAATCTGTATCTAAAGAAAAATCTGCCTTACAAAATCCAACTGTACAAAGTAGATCAATTTGCTTGTGACTATTCattgacaaaaaaataaacaaatcaccCAGACTGCCTCTGGGAGCAAAaccattaaatacatttaaaatatggttCACTTTATGAACAACTTTCCAGAAGTATATCTACTGGGTAAAGTTAGGTTAACTCTCAACTATTCGTTAATGGATTCCTACGTTAGTGGGTTATAAACAACCCTGAAGACTTTGGTCAGGCCCCAGAAAAGGGTCTGAGTGAGAGTGAGATTTAATCTGTGAGTGTACTTATGACTCACCCTAAGTGACTAGAGGATTAGCCAGTTGAGGTTTTTCCACTATTAGTGTTATTTATCATCTGTACTGCTTTTTCTCTTCATTGGCTCCAAAGCCTAAAAGTTAACTGCACATAAAGACAtaaaattctttggaaaagaagaaaaattattagcCTAAATCCTTTAGTATTTGATTTTACTAGATGACAATCCCAAAGTCTACTGCTAATAAAATTTGAATTGCACTCCTGGTACAAATCGTGTCTGAACATTGGTGAAGAGCTCTACTGTCCTTATCCCAGGGCCTGGCTAAAAGCCTGCATTGCCTCAACGCATTCACTCATGAATAATTAGAACTTggacctgtgtgtgtgtcttgacACATGCTGATAGGCATGTAACTATACAGACATGCAATGAaccaaaatagaaacaaacatcttgaatgtgcttttaaaagacAAGTGAATACTTTAAAAGCTTCTTTATCTTCAGAATTTGATAGAATCAGTAAGTGTTGTTTAACAGCTCCCTTTGGCAATTTTTCAGCCTTAAATACTGTTACTGTAAGAGGGAGAATGGCCTGGGATATTGGTCGGTCCCTGGCATGCTCACTATGATGCAGTCTTTTATTTCCAAGTCTCGGGCTGTGGACCAGTGTTGAGCCCTGGATCCCATTACCACCTCAGGGCCTCTGGTCACCAAGGGCTAAATCTGTATGGAACTTCATGTTTAGATAGTTCCCCACATGAGTGCTCCTATCAGGGAGTCCTCAAGAACAGGCTTGGAACATTGGAGATAGAAAATGGTCCCATACCAAAGTGATGCTTTGTGCCAATGACATAGGCCCCTTGGTCAGATTTAATAGAGAAGTTTATAGAGCTCCAACAtcacagagaaaattttaaaactggaGCACAAAGCAAACTGCAATACTTTTGCTTTTAAGGCACCTTTTAAACATGAGGGAAACAATAGCCAAACCTCTGAAAAGTATCTTCAGTCCACATGTGGTATCTATTTGCCTACATCTGTAGGATTTGGTCTCAGAGTCCCGCTTGCTGGACCCGAGCCCCAGAGTTAGAGCAAAGGATGATGGTGATGCTAAAGAAGGGAGACACCAACTGAGAAAGGAAAGTGGAGAGGAACAGAACCTACCTAAATTGTTCTTCCCTATCTTTCCTTGATTTCCAGTGGCCCAGTTTCTGAAGTGGGTATAAAAGATAACGCCAGGGCTGGAGGAAAAAGTGTGAAGGAGCTGATCTCTGTGAAATCCACCTACGTATGATTTTCTCTTCACTGCATCCCCATCTCTATTCTCTGTCCCATTCCCCAGACCTAAGGGAAGCTGCTTCAGTAGACCACTGTCCCAGAGGGGTGTGCATTTAAAAGGATACCCTTGAAAGCCAAAACCAAAGGGACTCCGGCTATAATTatgggcagagcaggcatcccAGGGAGCAGGGCATTCCTCATGTCCTAAGGCTCTTGGAATATGTCTCCCCTTGAGTCCAGGCCAGGAAACAGGGGCCCCACAGTTCAGCTCTCCTTTAGGTAACAGACAACCTCTTCAACATAAATACCCAGCTGTGAATCAAGTCTAGTGCCAGCTAGGCACTCCAGGCTGTTAATCCCTGGGAGGCACCCACAGCTGTGTTGGCATACATCCCTCCCTTGATTGACTGGGCTTCAGGAAGGAGGCCCAGTTATGGTGTAATCAGTTGTCCTTGAAATCCAAAGAGCTCTTCAAAGACACTGCACAACTCCAGTTTGGGGTTTAGGGTATAGGCATCTGTTAGAGAGGTGTAGCTTGAGAAACAAGAATCTGGCCTATCAGGAATGGTGGTGGGGGCCTTTGTAGGCAAGGCCAGTGATGACTAGCAACAAAGGCCAAGTGATCAGGTAGAACAGATTGTTTCTCAAGGCCTCTTCTTCTGGCCTCTGTGGGTGTCTTCATGTACACCCCTGTACTGAGAGGAATGAAGTAAAGGCATAGGTTCCCAAAACCCCtaagaataaaattagaattcCCTCTGGAGCTCCCCCAGAACCAAAAACATATGCAAAAGTCAGGACTCAATAAAAATGATCAAACTATAGAAGGACAAGGCATTTAAAATGCAGTAACAGAACTCAAAAGACAAGCTAACAGCCTACTTCTACCTTTCCTTgagtttgattattttctttccgGACCCTCGAGCCTCACTCTTTTCACCTAATAGCTCTGTTAATTCAAATTCCTTTTCTCAATTAGCTTCTAAGATTATTCAACAGCAAGGTAAGAAATGGATTCTTATTGTATTTTCCAACAAGAGTCAAGGTCAGATGATGTCATTATAAAACATTTCACCGATTTAAAAAAAGGACTGCAAAACAGATTTAATTGAAATTCTACTATATGACTAATTCTAATCCTGCTATATGCACCCTTATTTTCTTGCCATATTTAATGACTCAGTACTAAAGccttgttttaaaacatttttttgtttctaaCAAGTAAATACTGTAAAAACTTCCATTTGCCATTTTCAGTGAAACTCTAAAGTGTGTTTTGCCCACCAGAACTTATTTGACATAGCCCTGGATGAAATGGTCAATATTGTTTCCCCAGAGCGCAGATGCCTTGGAGGTATTAATTCTCTTTTTACCCTCATTGTCAAGGAATTGGTTACTTTTAATCAAAGGTTGGTTGTTCCTTCCTGAGAACACAGTGGAAACAGACTGAATAAATAGGTTTCCCTCTTGAGACTAGACGTTAGACGTTAACTATCTACAACATAATTAACAACAGCATGCCAATCAACGAGTGCACTGTTTACTTCATGTCCAGGGAGTTTAGGTGCCTCCAGTTTAATAGGGGCCATGGTGCTAGTTATCAAATTGACAGTCTTGACCTGACCTCTAAAAGTGGCTATAAAACGATGCCTAGTAAATTAAGATAAATGCCAAATCCCTCCGAGGAAACAGGCCTATATCATAACTATGAAATGGGCATTCAGGTTTGAGGCCAAGACTTCACAATAAGGATATAAATACCAGCCTGGGCACGAGGGAAGACGTGCGCTCAGTTATTGTATACACAAGATAACAGTGACTCACTTCACTCAGCATTACGCTTGGCTGGagattttaaattcctttttaaaaacaagactATTGTACCACAGGGTAAAGATTTTATTATCCTCAATAATGGGATTGAATATGCCAAGGCGTAGAAGCAGAAAATTAGATCTGCTGATGCCAGTGCCAAGGCAGGGGTTATGGAAAGCCACAGCGGGTCATTTTGGTGGCCTTTTCAATGTTGCAGTAGCCTGGAAACCCAGGGAGGCCCATTGGGGAAGTGCCTGGCTCCAaccaggagaggggagagaagtcaagCTAGATCTGGTCTCGGGCAGTAGAATGGAGTCAAAGCATGGGCACTTATTGCCCCTCTGCTACTCCAGTGTGACTGTAATACTAACCAAGGAGGCAAAGGCACTAAGTAGTTCCGGAAAGAGGTTACTGATCTGGCTCTCTCCCTCAGAGGCCATTGCCAAATAGTGCAGAGAAGCCAGCAGAGTCACTGCCTGCTTGATACATCATCTATGAGCAATCAAAATTGGTCAGACAGATCCCTGAAGACAAAATGCAAGCCATAAACCTTCaacttgaattttaatttttatcaattgCAAGGAGAGTTCATATGAATcttgttccttctttcttctttcctgttcactcaaacttgttcctacttatttCACTTCCCTCTGTTTCTCAGATTTATTGCTTCCTGCACTGATTTATTTCTTCCCTgcactcagggaagaaaataaaaaaggaggctGTGATTTAGGTTCCTGTCAAGGCTCAAATTAAATACAGTGCttctttctccctaaagccctccATTTGGCCAAACTTAAATGCGGTGATGAGATGTTAACTCAGAACCCTCTGCCCCCTACCTTTCTCTGTGCTGACCTCTAGCCAGACTTGCGGGGATGACAAGCAAAATGATGAGTGGCCAGGCATCTTCTCTGGAGTTTTCCAACAACCAAGGGAAACAAATAGCCTGCAAATTGCACCTGCAACCCTAAACTATCGATGTACATAATCCCCAAGAGACATAGGCACAAGTCTACCCAGCTTTCTATAGGCAAAAGTCCACCCAGCTTTCTTAAGCCAGAAGGGAGCGTGAAGATCTTAGCTCCTCTATCTGCCCTTTCGCTATCCATTAACATTTATGGTTCACCAAAACCCAGGTCTCTCTCTCCACAGGAGAAATCATTGGCATTTACCTGTCATCTGTCACCACTAGGGCTGGTTATATTTCCTTTGACCCAGTAGTTCCCCATGACCAAGTTGGTTTCTCTCTTTAAAGAGATTAGTCTTTTAAACTTTTGATCTGGTCTTTTTCTGCCCCCTCAGGTCATGGATTATATGGGACTTTTGAAATGTTATCCTCCTGGAGGAAAACTAGAGAAGACCAACATGTtaaagagagaactgcagcagtCTATGCAGACTCCAtgctctccttttctctcacCACTGCCATGTACCTGGTCACCTTTGGCATAGGGGCCAGCCCTTTCACGAACATTGAGGCAGCCAGGATTTTCTGCTGCAATTCCTGTATTGCAATCTTCTTCAACTACCTCTATGTACTCTCGTTTTATGGTTCCAGCCTGGTATTCACTGGCTACATAGAAAACAATTACCAGCATAGTATCTTCTGTAGAAAAGTCCCAAAGCCTGAGGCATTGCAGGAGAAGCCGGCATGGTACAGGTTTCTCCTGACAGCCAGATTCAGCGAGGACACAACTGAGGGCGAGGAAGCGAACACTTACGAGAGTCACCTATTGGTATGTTTCCTCAAACGCTATTACTGTGACTGGATAACCAACACCTATGTCAAGCCTTTTGTAGTTCTCTTTTAccttatttatatttcctttgccTTAATGGGCTATCTGCAGGTCAGTGAAGGGTCAGACCTTAGTAACATTGTAGCAACTGCGACGCAAACCATTGAATACACTACTGCCCAGCAAAAGTACTTTAGCAACTACAGTCCAGTGATTGGGTTTTACATATATGAGTCCATAGAATACTGGAACACTAGTGTCCAAGAAGACGTGCTAGAATACACCAAGGGGTTTGTGCGGATATCCTGGTTTGAGAGCTATCTAAATTACCTTCGGAAACTCAATGTGTCCACTGGCTTGCCTAAGAAAAATTTTACAGACATGTTGAGGAATTCCTTCCTGAAAGCCCCCCAATTT is a window encoding:
- the PTCHD1 gene encoding patched domain-containing protein 1, with the translated sequence MLRQVLHRGLRTCFSRLGHFIASHPVFFASAPVLISILLGASFSRYQVEESVEHLLAPQHSLAKIERNLVNSLFPVNRSKHRLYSDLQTPGRYGRVIVTSFQKANMLDQHHTDLILKLHAAVTRIQVPRPGFNYTFAHICILNNDKTCIVDDIVHVLEELKNARATNRTNFAITYPITHLKDGRAVYNGHQLGGVTVHSKDRVKSAEAVQLTYYLQSINSLNDMVAERWESSFCDTVRLFQKSNSKVKMYPYTSSSLREDFQKTSRVSERYLVTSLILVVTMAILCCSMQDCVRSKPWLGLLGLVTISLATLTAAGIINLTGGKYNSTFLGVPFVMLGHGLYGTFEMLSSWRKTREDQHVKERTAAVYADSMLSFSLTTAMYLVTFGIGASPFTNIEAARIFCCNSCIAIFFNYLYVLSFYGSSLVFTGYIENNYQHSIFCRKVPKPEALQEKPAWYRFLLTARFSEDTTEGEEANTYESHLLVCFLKRYYCDWITNTYVKPFVVLFYLIYISFALMGYLQVSEGSDLSNIVATATQTIEYTTAQQKYFSNYSPVIGFYIYESIEYWNTSVQEDVLEYTKGFVRISWFESYLNYLRKLNVSTGLPKKNFTDMLRNSFLKAPQFSHFQEDIIFSKKYNDEVDVVASRMFLVAKTMETNREELYDLLETLRRLSVTSKVKFIVFNPSFVYMDRYASSLGAPLHNSCISALFLLFFSAFLVADSLINVWLTLTVVSVEFGVIGFMTLWKVELDCISVLCLIYGINYTIDNCAPLLSTFVLGKDFTRTKWVKNALEVHGVAILQSYLCYIVGLIPLAAVPSNLTCTLFRCLFLIAFVTFFHCFAILPVILTFLPPSKKKRKEKKNPENREEIECVEMVDIDSTRVVDQITTV